A window of Hymenobacter aerilatus contains these coding sequences:
- a CDS encoding methylmalonyl-CoA mutase family protein: MQTTPVAPYKPQNHVRIVTAAALFDGHDAAINIMRRIIQSSGAEVIHLGHNRSVQEIVDCAVQEDAQAIAITSYQGGHNEYFKYMHDLLYERGAGHVKIFGGGGGVILPSEIEELEAYGITRIYSPDHGRAMGLQGMINDLLEKSDFPTGQHLNGEVKHIKEKDARSIGRLISAAENFPQEYERVKSQLISDFQQKENAEGSNTSQTPTLPPSHPSTAPILGITGTGGAGKSSLVDELVRRFLLDFPNKTIAIISVDPSKRKTGGALLGDRIRMNAINSPRVYMRSLATRQSNLALSKYVQDAVDVVRAADFDLIILETSGIGQSDTEITEHSDASLYVMTPEYGAATQLEKIDMLDFADVIALNKFDKRGALDALRDVRKQYQRNHQQWDAPLDQMPVFGTIASQFNDPGMNRLYRAVLHVLEEKTGATFASHLETPVGESEKIYIIPPHRTRYLSEIAETNRQYDQWVHQQSATAQQLFGLQQSVETVRSLGAGSPNGSSGSSPGLDAGALVAGLEAAFEEVKLRLDGQNWKLLETWPQKVAAYKAPEFVFKVRDKEIRIQTHTQSLSGQQIPKVSLPRYTAWGDLLRWQLQENVPGEFPYTAGVFPFKREGEDPTRMFAGEGGPERTNRRFHYVSMGLPAKRLSTAFDSVTLYGEDPDHRPDIYGKIGNAGVSICCLDDAKKLYSGFNLANPSTSVSMTINGPAATLAAFFMNAAIDQQCELYIKENGLESEVDAKINQLYQKKNLERPRYQGALPEGNDGLGLMLLGVTGDQVLPPDVYATIKARTLSQVRGTVQADILKEDQAQNTCIFSTEFALRLMGDVQEYFIKEKVRNFYSVSISGYHIAEAGANPITQLALTLSNGFTFVEYYVSRGMDVNDFAPNLSFFFSNGIDPEYAVIGRVARRIWAKAMKLKYGANARSQMLKYHIQTSGRSLHAQEIDFNDIRTTLQALYAIYDNCNSLHTNAYDEAITTPTEESVRRAMAIQLIINRELGLAKNENPIQGSFIIEELTDLVEEAVLAEFDRITERGGVLGAMETMYQRGKIQEESMHYEMLKHTGEYPIIGVNTFLSSKGSPTVIPAEVIRATEEEKQYQITMLQNLHARNHGTTEQRLKQLQQVAIANGNLFEELMETVKFCSLGQVTNALFEVGGQYRRNM, encoded by the coding sequence ATGCAAACCACCCCCGTTGCTCCTTATAAACCCCAAAACCACGTTCGTATCGTAACGGCTGCCGCCTTGTTTGATGGGCACGATGCGGCCATTAACATCATGCGCCGCATCATCCAGAGCAGCGGCGCGGAGGTGATTCACCTGGGCCACAACCGCTCGGTGCAGGAAATCGTGGACTGTGCTGTGCAGGAAGATGCCCAGGCCATTGCCATTACCAGCTACCAGGGCGGCCACAACGAGTACTTCAAGTACATGCACGACCTGCTGTACGAGCGCGGTGCTGGTCATGTGAAGATCTTCGGTGGCGGCGGTGGTGTCATCCTACCCTCCGAGATTGAGGAGCTGGAGGCCTACGGCATCACCCGCATCTACTCGCCCGACCACGGCCGCGCCATGGGCCTGCAAGGCATGATCAATGACCTGCTGGAAAAATCGGACTTCCCGACCGGCCAGCACCTCAACGGCGAGGTGAAGCACATCAAGGAGAAGGACGCCCGCAGCATCGGCCGCCTGATTTCCGCCGCCGAAAACTTCCCGCAGGAGTATGAGCGGGTGAAGTCGCAGCTTATTTCTGACTTTCAGCAGAAAGAAAATGCAGAGGGGTCTAACACCTCCCAAACTCCTACCCTCCCACCCTCCCACCCTTCAACCGCCCCCATCCTCGGCATTACCGGCACGGGTGGCGCGGGCAAGTCGTCGCTGGTAGATGAGTTGGTACGGCGCTTTCTGCTCGACTTCCCTAACAAGACCATTGCCATCATTTCCGTCGACCCGAGTAAGCGCAAGACCGGCGGCGCCCTACTCGGCGACCGGATTCGGATGAACGCTATCAACTCGCCGCGGGTGTATATGCGCAGCCTCGCTACCCGTCAGAGCAACCTGGCCCTCAGCAAGTACGTGCAAGACGCCGTAGACGTGGTACGCGCCGCCGACTTCGACCTGATCATCCTCGAAACCTCCGGCATTGGGCAGTCGGACACGGAAATCACCGAGCACTCCGACGCTAGCCTCTACGTGATGACGCCCGAGTACGGCGCCGCTACCCAGCTGGAAAAGATTGACATGCTGGACTTTGCCGACGTCATTGCCCTCAACAAGTTTGACAAGCGTGGTGCCCTCGACGCCCTGCGCGACGTACGCAAGCAGTACCAGCGCAACCATCAGCAATGGGACGCGCCCCTGGACCAGATGCCGGTATTCGGCACCATTGCCTCCCAGTTCAACGACCCCGGCATGAACCGCCTGTACCGGGCCGTGCTGCACGTGCTGGAAGAGAAAACGGGCGCTACCTTTGCCTCGCACCTGGAAACTCCGGTGGGGGAATCGGAGAAGATCTATATCATTCCGCCCCACCGCACGCGTTATCTTTCTGAAATAGCCGAAACCAACCGCCAATATGACCAGTGGGTCCACCAACAATCCGCAACTGCCCAGCAGCTTTTCGGACTTCAGCAAAGTGTCGAAACCGTCCGCAGCCTCGGGGCCGGAAGCCCTAACGGAAGCAGCGGGAGCAGCCCAGGACTCGACGCCGGCGCACTCGTGGCCGGCCTGGAGGCCGCATTCGAGGAAGTCAAGCTGCGGCTGGACGGGCAAAACTGGAAACTCCTGGAAACCTGGCCGCAAAAGGTAGCCGCCTACAAGGCCCCGGAGTTTGTGTTTAAGGTGCGCGACAAGGAAATCCGCATCCAGACGCACACCCAGAGCCTCTCGGGTCAGCAGATTCCCAAGGTTTCCCTACCTCGCTACACGGCGTGGGGCGACCTGCTACGCTGGCAGTTGCAGGAAAACGTGCCCGGCGAGTTTCCATACACGGCCGGCGTGTTTCCGTTCAAGCGTGAGGGCGAAGATCCTACCCGCATGTTTGCCGGCGAAGGCGGCCCCGAGCGCACCAACCGGCGCTTCCACTACGTGAGCATGGGCCTACCCGCCAAGCGCCTGAGCACGGCCTTCGACTCGGTGACGCTCTACGGCGAAGACCCCGACCACCGGCCCGACATCTACGGCAAAATCGGCAACGCGGGCGTGAGCATCTGCTGCCTCGACGACGCCAAGAAGCTCTACTCCGGCTTCAACTTAGCCAACCCCAGCACGTCGGTATCGATGACCATCAACGGTCCGGCCGCCACGCTGGCGGCGTTCTTCATGAATGCGGCCATCGACCAGCAGTGCGAACTGTATATTAAGGAGAACGGGCTGGAAAGTGAGGTCGATGCCAAAATCAACCAGCTTTATCAGAAGAAAAACCTGGAGCGTCCCCGCTACCAGGGCGCCCTACCCGAAGGCAACGACGGCCTGGGCCTGATGCTGCTCGGCGTGACCGGCGACCAGGTCCTACCCCCCGACGTGTACGCTACCATCAAGGCGCGCACGCTCTCGCAGGTGCGCGGCACCGTGCAGGCCGATATTCTCAAGGAAGACCAGGCCCAGAATACCTGCATCTTCTCCACGGAGTTTGCCCTGCGCCTTATGGGCGACGTGCAGGAGTACTTTATTAAGGAGAAGGTCCGCAACTTTTACTCGGTGTCGATTTCCGGCTACCACATTGCCGAGGCGGGCGCCAACCCCATTACGCAGCTGGCCCTTACCCTTAGCAACGGCTTCACCTTTGTGGAGTACTACGTGAGCCGGGGCATGGACGTGAACGACTTCGCCCCCAACCTGTCGTTCTTCTTCTCCAACGGCATCGACCCCGAGTACGCCGTGATTGGCCGCGTGGCGCGCCGCATTTGGGCCAAGGCCATGAAGCTGAAGTACGGCGCCAACGCCCGCTCGCAGATGTTGAAGTACCACATCCAGACCAGCGGCCGCTCGTTGCACGCCCAGGAAATCGATTTCAACGATATCCGCACCACGTTGCAGGCGCTCTACGCCATCTACGACAACTGCAACTCCCTGCACACCAACGCCTACGATGAGGCCATCACTACGCCCACCGAAGAATCGGTGCGCCGGGCTATGGCTATCCAGCTCATCATCAACCGCGAGTTGGGCCTGGCCAAGAACGAAAACCCGATCCAGGGTTCCTTCATTATCGAGGAGCTGACCGACCTGGTAGAAGAAGCCGTATTGGCCGAGTTCGACCGAATTACGGAGCGCGGCGGCGTGCTGGGCGCCATGGAAACCATGTACCAGCGCGGTAAGATTCAGGAGGAAAGCATGCACTACGAGATGCTCAAGCACACGGGCGAGTATCCCATCATCGGCGTGAACACCTTCCTGTCCTCCAAAGGCTCGCCCACGGTCATCCCGGCCGAGGTAATCCGCGCCACGGAGGAGGAAAAGCAGTACCAAATCACAATGCTGCAAAACCTGCACGCCCGCAACCACGGTACCACCGAGCAGCGCCTGAAGCAGTTGCAACAGGTAGCCATTGCCAATGGGAATTTGTTCGAGGAGCTGATGGAAACCGTGAAGTTCTGCTCACTCGGGCAGGTGACAAATGCGCTGTTTGAGGTAGGCGGGCAGTATAGAAGAAATATGTAA
- a CDS encoding DUF3826 domain-containing protein has translation MKLYAWSAFFALCLSQAAIGKSALQPKDSTTYQQIVAERAHKIAITLDLTDPERVKKAEKIIAKQYIDLRQIHDARDKQVNIAKTNSEYSTQQVNAAVKKIEEQTGKRQDKLHEKYLAKLSNPLSPAQVDKVKDGMTYNALPITYRNYLAMIPDLSEEQKVQIKAWLTEAREHAMDGGSSKEKLGWFEKYKGKITNYLTAAHYDLKKLEADWLSRTESQKATHNKSAGNAESVKRAQVVLDSLKITDGTKRAKVQALLTQHFDSLNSIFQRRKSAMQTASQYADKELANARGEAAWSAASGKLNKVHAIFLGKLSTELSADNIEKVKDVMTEGGCRKEYKNYLALFPGLNPVQRTQVWAYLTEARDNAMNAESADVRKQWFIKYRGRANNFLSAAGYDLRKATEDLEKHQNKNAIKK, from the coding sequence ATGAAATTATACGCTTGGAGCGCTTTCTTCGCGCTTTGCCTCTCGCAGGCAGCTATTGGCAAAAGTGCTTTGCAGCCCAAAGATTCTACAACTTACCAACAGATAGTAGCAGAACGGGCACACAAAATTGCTATTACTCTTGATCTCACAGATCCTGAAAGAGTGAAAAAAGCAGAAAAAATAATAGCAAAGCAGTATATCGATTTAAGGCAAATACACGATGCAAGGGATAAGCAAGTAAATATTGCGAAAACAAATTCTGAGTACTCAACTCAACAGGTGAATGCAGCAGTAAAGAAAATTGAAGAGCAAACAGGCAAAAGGCAAGATAAATTGCACGAAAAGTACTTGGCTAAACTCTCCAACCCTCTTTCGCCAGCGCAGGTAGATAAAGTAAAGGATGGCATGACGTACAATGCTTTACCTATCACATATAGAAATTACCTGGCAATGATTCCAGACCTGAGTGAAGAGCAAAAGGTACAGATTAAAGCGTGGCTCACCGAAGCCAGGGAACATGCCATGGATGGCGGGTCGTCGAAGGAAAAACTCGGCTGGTTTGAAAAATACAAAGGAAAAATAACCAACTACCTTACTGCTGCCCACTACGACCTGAAGAAACTGGAAGCCGATTGGCTGAGCCGCACGGAAAGCCAAAAAGCAACGCATAATAAGTCAGCTGGCAATGCCGAAAGCGTGAAAAGAGCACAGGTTGTTTTGGATAGCCTGAAAATTACGGATGGGACGAAGAGAGCAAAAGTACAGGCACTCCTAACCCAGCATTTTGACAGCCTGAATTCCATTTTTCAGCGGCGTAAATCTGCTATGCAAACCGCGTCCCAATACGCCGATAAAGAATTGGCTAATGCGCGCGGTGAAGCAGCATGGAGTGCAGCAAGTGGCAAATTGAATAAAGTGCACGCTATATTTCTAGGCAAACTCTCAACTGAACTATCAGCAGATAACATAGAAAAAGTAAAAGATGTAATGACCGAAGGCGGATGCAGAAAGGAATACAAAAATTATCTTGCATTATTTCCTGGCCTGAATCCTGTCCAGAGAACACAAGTTTGGGCGTATCTGACTGAAGCACGTGATAACGCAATGAATGCAGAAAGTGCCGATGTAAGAAAGCAGTGGTTTATTAAGTATCGTGGCCGTGCAAATAATTTTTTATCGGCTGCCGGATATGACCTGAGAAAAGCAACTGAAGATTTAGAAAAACACCAGAATAAGAATGCAATTAAAAAATAA
- a CDS encoding YciE/YciF ferroxidase family protein, translated as MKTDDLKQLIKDGLSAQKAGSQVAAKATDEILDDATHPELKAALKEGNETSKEWAKRIDRAIEEVGGVDSQDNEILEAHYEVSKEIRGQAETDTVRDLGIIASGQMALHYWIASFGTVASYAASAGLSQTEQELKASVQEAKQADEKHTDIAQRILAEQGQE; from the coding sequence ATGAAAACCGACGACCTAAAACAACTCATCAAAGACGGCTTATCTGCCCAGAAAGCAGGAAGCCAAGTAGCTGCTAAAGCAACCGACGAAATCCTCGACGACGCCACGCACCCCGAGCTGAAAGCTGCTCTTAAGGAAGGTAACGAAACCTCCAAGGAGTGGGCCAAGCGCATCGACCGCGCTATCGAAGAGGTAGGCGGTGTAGATAGCCAGGACAACGAAATCCTGGAAGCGCACTATGAAGTGAGCAAAGAGATTCGGGGTCAAGCTGAAACCGACACCGTGCGCGACCTGGGCATCATTGCCAGCGGCCAAATGGCCCTGCACTACTGGATTGCTTCCTTCGGTACAGTGGCCTCGTATGCCGCCTCGGCTGGCCTTTCGCAAACCGAACAAGAACTGAAAGCCTCTGTGCAAGAAGCCAAGCAGGCCGACGAAAAGCACACCGACATCGCCCAGCGGATTCTCGCCGAGCAGGGCCAGGAGTAG
- a CDS encoding M50 family metallopeptidase, translated as MKKLRLVVFAILGGGIGFLCAKYRLLSPPGDLHLTLTQKLVLLALLPMAWLVAVGLHELGHALAGRLQGFRLHWLTVGPLMWRRQPTGRLRFEWNRNLNTAGGLALSVPPDDVRLRERFRMFVAGGPLASLVWGVVGVGLYALLPAAAQGTVPAMALAMIGGISFLLFIVTILPFQAGGFASDGMRIRNLSRSGPAQELEVAMLTATIRGMAGIRPRALNRSALEAALALPVEHPSKLHLSYYLYLHHLDAGDPVAAGQHLANYRQQLPHLPPALQASVWLEAAFFSAAYEHDASAARAYLAEAKPNAFTSADQLPRVEAALARLIGDAERAHAQAQTALRELPRNLDQGSARLYQEWLQDTMRWAEQASVARVESA; from the coding sequence ATGAAAAAACTAAGACTAGTTGTATTCGCAATACTAGGTGGGGGTATAGGTTTTCTATGTGCCAAGTACCGACTACTTTCTCCACCCGGCGACCTGCACTTGACCCTGACACAAAAGCTAGTGTTGCTGGCCCTGCTGCCGATGGCGTGGCTGGTAGCGGTTGGATTGCACGAACTGGGCCACGCGCTGGCCGGGCGCCTGCAAGGGTTTCGCCTGCACTGGCTCACGGTAGGGCCGCTGATGTGGCGCCGCCAGCCCACGGGCCGCCTGCGCTTCGAGTGGAACCGCAACCTGAATACAGCCGGGGGGCTGGCCCTGAGCGTGCCCCCCGACGACGTGCGGCTGCGCGAACGGTTTCGCATGTTTGTTGCGGGCGGACCACTGGCCAGCCTGGTATGGGGCGTGGTAGGGGTAGGACTTTACGCGCTGCTGCCAGCCGCCGCCCAAGGCACGGTGCCAGCAATGGCGCTGGCCATGATTGGTGGCATTTCCTTTCTACTATTCATCGTCACGATCCTACCCTTCCAGGCGGGCGGCTTTGCCAGCGACGGCATGCGTATACGCAATCTAAGTCGCTCGGGGCCAGCGCAAGAGTTAGAAGTAGCTATGCTAACTGCTACTATCCGCGGCATGGCCGGCATACGACCGCGTGCGTTGAACCGCTCGGCCCTGGAAGCCGCCCTTGCCCTGCCCGTCGAGCACCCATCGAAACTGCATTTGTCTTACTACCTCTACCTGCATCATCTCGATGCGGGCGACCCGGTGGCTGCCGGGCAGCACTTGGCTAATTACCGCCAACAGCTACCCCATCTGCCGCCTGCGTTGCAAGCCAGCGTCTGGCTGGAAGCCGCGTTTTTCAGTGCTGCCTACGAGCACGACGCCTCTGCGGCCCGCGCCTACTTGGCCGAAGCTAAACCCAATGCCTTTACCTCAGCCGATCAACTGCCGCGCGTAGAAGCGGCCCTGGCTCGCCTCATAGGCGATGCCGAACGTGCCCACGCCCAGGCGCAGACTGCCCTGCGCGAACTGCCTCGCAACCTTGATCAGGGTAGCGCCCGTCTGTATCAGGAATGGTTGCAAGACACCATGCGCTGGGCAGAACAAGCATCCGTGGCACGGGTAGAGTCCGCTTAA
- a CDS encoding peptidoglycan D,D-transpeptidase FtsI family protein, whose protein sequence is MRTVYTIQGLLLFWLLVGLAACSSSDQQTSDPTQGADPTYTRQRIVVSDSLHRGRILDRYDSVLVDTRPQYLLKLPRRLLDTLALGELLGWDSVTVRQRLTDALPYGRASAGYPIQLRLTAKEAERVRRDSSATRLQKLVLTQRRQRVYTTSAGASVLGYLGTEAQAFYRQAKRIKRGRFYRLRNGGVETYYNGLLTGHWGYLHPLVDEQGNQHGTWAKDTVFQQGQDIHLTIDAKLQAYAEKLLGGRRGYLVALDPSTGEILAYVSAPVYPASALTAPDQAGVRTQLLQDADMPLLNRPAMLANPPGSVFKLVNAAAALQLGAIQPTTGFRCDQSLVRCVHHHPQANSLTAGLKYSCNPYFYQVMQQLINRTPDSLAQDSAAARHLNLALWRRYVRSFGLDSVLGTDVAREAPGFLPTPTYYDKSRGTKQWTYRSIYSLSIGQGEINLTGLQMANMAAIVANRGWYYPPHLVRSVGNRGPLPRFREKQHTLIDSANFAALLPGMVAVLQRGGTAEASSLSDVGITVAGKTGTVQNDEGDDHAAFVGFAPADNPKIAVAVYLENAGFGATAAAPCAVLVMEKYLRGSIAPKRKRWERRIQSRAERAPIIKAPPKKPVSADSVSQ, encoded by the coding sequence ATGCGCACGGTTTACACTATTCAAGGCTTACTCCTATTCTGGCTACTTGTAGGGCTGGCTGCTTGTTCCTCGTCGGACCAGCAGACCAGCGACCCAACCCAGGGCGCAGACCCCACCTACACTCGGCAGCGCATCGTGGTATCCGACTCGTTGCACCGGGGCCGCATTCTCGACCGGTACGACTCGGTGCTGGTGGATACACGCCCGCAATACCTACTGAAGCTGCCGCGCCGCCTGCTCGATACGCTGGCACTGGGCGAGCTGCTCGGCTGGGACTCCGTGACCGTCCGGCAGCGCCTGACCGATGCCCTACCCTACGGCCGGGCTTCTGCCGGCTACCCCATTCAACTCCGCCTCACAGCCAAGGAAGCCGAGCGCGTGCGCCGCGACAGCAGCGCTACCAGGCTTCAGAAGCTTGTGCTGACCCAGCGGCGCCAGCGCGTGTATACTACCAGCGCAGGGGCTTCCGTACTGGGCTATCTGGGTACCGAGGCGCAGGCGTTTTACCGCCAAGCCAAGCGCATCAAGCGCGGCCGCTTTTACCGGCTGCGCAATGGCGGCGTCGAAACTTACTACAACGGTTTGCTTACCGGGCATTGGGGCTACCTACACCCGCTGGTAGATGAGCAGGGCAACCAGCACGGCACCTGGGCGAAGGACACCGTTTTTCAGCAGGGTCAGGACATACACCTGACCATCGATGCGAAGCTACAGGCCTACGCCGAGAAGCTGCTGGGCGGCCGCAGGGGCTACCTGGTGGCTCTGGACCCCAGCACCGGCGAAATTCTAGCCTACGTGTCGGCGCCGGTGTACCCGGCCAGCGCCCTTACTGCCCCCGACCAAGCAGGCGTGCGCACCCAATTGCTGCAAGACGCCGACATGCCGCTGCTCAACCGCCCAGCCATGCTGGCCAACCCGCCCGGCTCGGTATTTAAGCTGGTGAATGCCGCCGCCGCGTTGCAGCTGGGCGCTATTCAGCCTACCACCGGGTTTCGCTGCGACCAATCGTTGGTGCGCTGCGTGCACCATCATCCCCAAGCCAACAGCCTGACCGCAGGCCTGAAATACAGCTGCAACCCCTACTTCTACCAGGTGATGCAGCAGCTCATCAACCGCACTCCCGACAGTCTGGCCCAGGACTCAGCGGCCGCCCGCCACCTCAACCTGGCCTTGTGGCGGCGCTACGTTCGGTCGTTTGGGCTGGACTCGGTGCTGGGCACCGATGTGGCCCGCGAGGCGCCCGGCTTCCTCCCTACCCCGACCTACTACGATAAGTCCCGTGGCACCAAACAGTGGACCTACCGCTCTATCTACTCGCTCAGCATTGGGCAGGGCGAAATAAACCTGACGGGCCTGCAAATGGCCAATATGGCGGCCATTGTGGCCAACCGCGGCTGGTACTACCCGCCACACCTAGTACGTAGCGTGGGCAACCGTGGCCCCCTACCCCGCTTCCGCGAAAAGCAGCATACGCTGATTGATAGCGCCAACTTTGCGGCGCTGCTGCCCGGCATGGTGGCCGTGCTACAGCGCGGCGGCACCGCCGAAGCCTCCAGCCTGTCCGATGTAGGCATCACAGTAGCCGGCAAAACTGGCACTGTGCAAAACGACGAAGGCGACGACCACGCCGCTTTTGTCGGCTTCGCGCCGGCTGATAATCCCAAAATAGCCGTGGCCGTGTATCTTGAAAATGCTGGTTTTGGGGCCACGGCGGCGGCACCCTGCGCCGTGCTGGTGATGGAAAAGTATCTGCGCGGCAGCATCGCGCCCAAGCGGAAACGCTGGGAGCGGCGGATACAGAGTAGGGCCGAGAGAGCACCAATAATTAAAGCTCCGCCCAAAAAACCAGTATCGGCCGACAGCGTATCCCAGTAG
- a CDS encoding DUF1493 family protein, whose translation MTRPEIPIRFADLRRLVREVPPYLSDFVGVKNEAWTLRTAVEDDWGVAGLDTEQLLLAFGKKYRVDLAKFDFTGYITPDDLPPWQACLSSVLLPSLLFLWLIKTAVAGLCWLFNRSWTSAIWRFSLTGIFTKPRPYTEVLTTGDFVASAAAGQFVKRERVRFVLISQ comes from the coding sequence ATGACTCGTCCGGAAATACCTATTCGATTTGCCGATTTACGCCGGCTAGTCCGTGAAGTGCCACCCTATCTGTCGGATTTCGTTGGCGTAAAAAATGAAGCGTGGACGCTGCGAACCGCTGTGGAAGACGATTGGGGCGTAGCTGGCCTGGATACAGAGCAACTGCTACTCGCATTTGGCAAAAAGTATCGGGTTGATTTAGCTAAGTTCGATTTCACGGGTTATATCACCCCCGATGACCTCCCACCGTGGCAAGCATGTCTATCATCGGTTCTTTTGCCAAGCCTGCTGTTTTTGTGGCTGATTAAAACGGCAGTAGCTGGCCTGTGCTGGCTGTTTAATAGGTCGTGGACGTCTGCTATCTGGCGCTTCAGCCTGACAGGAATCTTTACAAAGCCCCGACCATACACTGAAGTGCTGACGACGGGCGACTTCGTAGCCTCGGCCGCGGCGGGGCAGTTTGTGAAGCGTGAGCGGGTACGGTTTGTATTGATCAGCCAGTAG
- a CDS encoding aldo/keto reductase encodes MPSTITIASNSDQPLTVNRLGYGTMRLPGPDVWGEPANRPEALQILRTAVENGVNFLDTADYYGEDVTNRLIREALYPYPSDLVICTKVGATRRPDKSWVPFNTPENLRTSIENNLRTLGQEQIQLVHLRLMGHGAVPLDEQLGAMLEMQREGKILHVGLSNVTREELEAGLQLGNIASVENMYGYAQRTTLAHAHGHNPGGEEVLDLCEKHGIPLIPFFSLLHALPKQLDTIGEVARRHNATPAQINIAWQLHKSPWILPIPGTSSLAHLRENLAAAAIQLSAEDMAYLG; translated from the coding sequence ATGCCCTCCACCATCACCATTGCCTCTAACTCCGACCAACCACTTACCGTTAACCGCTTAGGCTACGGCACTATGCGCCTACCCGGCCCCGATGTGTGGGGAGAGCCGGCCAACCGCCCCGAGGCCCTGCAAATCCTGCGCACGGCCGTAGAAAACGGCGTCAACTTCCTCGACACGGCCGATTATTACGGCGAGGATGTCACCAACCGACTCATCCGCGAAGCCCTCTACCCCTACCCTTCGGACCTCGTCATCTGTACCAAGGTAGGCGCCACGCGTCGGCCTGATAAAAGCTGGGTACCCTTCAACACGCCCGAAAACCTGCGCACCAGCATCGAGAACAATTTACGCACCCTGGGGCAGGAGCAGATTCAGCTAGTGCACCTGCGCCTGATGGGTCACGGCGCAGTGCCCCTAGACGAGCAGCTGGGTGCCATGTTGGAGATGCAGCGCGAGGGTAAAATCCTTCATGTAGGCCTCAGCAATGTGACCCGCGAGGAGCTAGAAGCTGGCTTGCAGCTAGGCAACATTGCTTCGGTAGAGAACATGTACGGCTATGCCCAGCGCACTACTCTGGCGCACGCACACGGCCACAACCCCGGCGGCGAGGAAGTGCTAGACCTCTGCGAAAAGCATGGCATTCCGCTGATTCCATTCTTTTCGCTGCTGCACGCCCTACCCAAGCAGCTCGATACAATTGGTGAGGTAGCCCGCCGCCACAACGCCACGCCTGCCCAGATAAACATTGCCTGGCAGCTACATAAGTCGCCCTGGATTCTACCAATTCCGGGCACCTCGTCGCTGGCGCACTTGCGCGAGAATCTGGCGGCAGCCGCTATTCAGTTGAGTGCGGAGGACATGGCGTATCTGGGGTAG